The genomic region GTGCCGGCGCAGTGCCGCACCCGGACGCGGTGCCAGTCGGTGTCGGTCACCGCCGGAGCGGCGCCGACGGAGCGCGCCGCGTCCCACTGGTGGTCGAGCCGCAGCCGGTCGGCGTTGTTCACCACGAAGATCCCGTTGTGCGGGTAGATCTTGTTGTCCGACGACAGGTGCGCGTAGTAGAACTCGGTGTCCGAGCGGTACCCGAACACGACGACCACGTCCCGGTTCGACTCCGCCACCGGTGTGTCCAGCCGCACCGACGCGTCGACCTGCACCGACCCGAACTCGGGCCCCTTGCGCAGCACCGCGTACTCGAACGGCCGCCGCGGACCCGGCCGTGCCGCCCCCGGTTGCGCCAGCACGACCTCACGACCGGGGAACTGCCACAGCGACGGCGTCACCGGCTCCCACGACCGGGCCGACGTCGCACCGGAGACGAAGTCGTGGCCGGACGCGCAGGACGCGAACGTGCGCGCGCCCGTCACCTTCCAGACCTTGCCGTTCGCCTTGGCCAGCACGTACAGCTCGCCCTCGGCGTCCTGCCCGAACCTCAGGTCCACGCGGGGGTCGCCGGCCAGCGCCGGCAACGTGGTCCGCTGCCCGCCGGAGTACACCATCACCTCGCGCGACTCGACGAACGGCCGACCGGTGCGCAGCGAACGTTCGTCGGCGGTGAAGACCAGGCCCTTCACGCCCTCGCCGTAGATGTATCTACCGTGCAACGAGGGGATCTTCGTGCCGCGGTAGACGAACCCGCCCATCAACGCGTTGCCGCTGTCCGCGCACGGCCGCGCGGAGGCGAGCCGGTTGTGGTCGAAGCCGGTGACCGGGTAGGTGTAGCCGTGCTTCGCGTCGTCGGCCGGCAGCGGGAACACCCCGCACGACGGGTCGCCGCGGCGGTACTCCCACTGCGCCTCGCGCTCGCTCCAGCCGAGGTTGGCGCCCTTGCGGATCTCGTAGACCGCGTCGACGGCCTTCTCGCCGATGTGGCCCATGAACATCCGGTGCGACCCGCCCGCGTCCCAGCTGAAGCGGTACGGGTCGCGCATGCCGTAGGCGTAGATCTCGCCCAACGCGCCCGCCTTGCGCGCGAACGGGTTCGAGCGCGGGATGCCGTAGCGGCCGTTCGGACCGTCGGTCCCGGCCGGGTCGATGCGCAGGATCTTGCCCTGCGGCAGCGCGAGGTCCTGCGGCACTGTCGTGTTCACGCCGATGCCACCGTCACCGGCCGCGATGTAGAGCAGGCCGTGGTCCTCGTCCCACCAGCGCGCGGTGGGGTTGAAGCCGATCTCCTGGAACCCGTGGATGAACGACGCGTAGCCCACCCGCAGGACCTCGCGGCGGGCGCCGGCGAACAGGTCGGC from Lentzea guizhouensis harbors:
- a CDS encoding PQQ-dependent sugar dehydrogenase; its protein translation is MAATTFVLSALFVPIASAQDAPVADPLPTPGQSGIGLELTEVARLPASQPVPPPTDTRLRRYNRINYLGELPDGSGRLFVPDMNDTLYLLDGGTQHAYLDLGAAVGPDFHNHRGLGSGFGFAAFHPDFGRNGKFYTVHTETGAALTDKEPDLPSPVEDEVHGVITEWTAADPRADLFAGARREVLRVGYASFIHGFQEIGFNPTARWWDEDHGLLYIAAGDGGIGVNTTVPQDLALPQGKILRIDPAGTDGPNGRYGIPRSNPFARKAGALGEIYAYGMRDPYRFSWDAGGSHRMFMGHIGEKAVDAVYEIRKGANLGWSEREAQWEYRRGDPSCGVFPLPADDAKHGYTYPVTGFDHNRLASARPCADSGNALMGGFVYRGTKIPSLHGRYIYGEGVKGLVFTADERSLRTGRPFVESREVMVYSGGQRTTLPALAGDPRVDLRFGQDAEGELYVLAKANGKVWKVTGARTFASCASGHDFVSGATSARSWEPVTPSLWQFPGREVVLAQPGAARPGPRRPFEYAVLRKGPEFGSVQVDASVRLDTPVAESNRDVVVVFGYRSDTEFYYAHLSSDNKIYPHNGIFVVNNADRLRLDHQWDAARSVGAAPAVTDTDWHRVRVRHCAGTGEIAVYVDGSRHPLMTAVDKTFSSGRVGFGSFDNIGRLRDLRVQGKGVR